The following coding sequences lie in one Calidithermus timidus DSM 17022 genomic window:
- the rplM gene encoding 50S ribosomal protein L13 → MVGSGIRRAQVFKTYVPQEREPGWVVVDAEGQTLGRLASQIARVLRGKHKPDWTPNMATGDIVVVINAAKVRLTGNKPHTKVYTRYTGYQGGLKKVVAAEMLAHKPEKAIEHAVKGMLPKGPLGYRMFRRLKVYAGPTHPHQAQKPTKLEVK, encoded by the coding sequence ATGGTAGGCAGCGGGATCAGGAGAGCCCAAGTGTTCAAGACCTACGTTCCTCAAGAGCGCGAACCCGGTTGGGTCGTGGTAGATGCCGAGGGCCAGACCCTCGGTCGCCTGGCTTCGCAGATCGCCCGCGTGTTGCGTGGCAAGCACAAGCCTGACTGGACCCCCAACATGGCCACCGGCGACATCGTGGTGGTGATCAACGCCGCCAAGGTGCGCCTGACCGGCAACAAGCCCCACACCAAGGTCTACACCCGCTACACCGGCTACCAGGGCGGCCTCAAGAAGGTCGTAGCCGCCGAAATGCTGGCCCACAAGCCCGAGAAAGCCATCGAGCATGCCGTCAAGGGCATGCTGCCCAAGGGTCCGCTGGGCTACCGCATGTTCCGCCGCCTCAAGGTCTACGCGGGCCCGACCCACCCTCACCAGGCCCAGAAGCCCACCAAGCTGGAGGTCAAGTAA
- the rpsI gene encoding 30S ribosomal protein S9 translates to MEQYYGTGRRKTSVARVFLRPGKGKVSVNGLEFQDYFGNLVKAVSALEPLRAVDAANRFDAYITVEGGGKSGQIDAIKLGIARALVSYNADLRSKLKPQGFLTRDPREVERKKYGKHKARRAPQYSKR, encoded by the coding sequence ATGGAGCAGTACTACGGCACCGGCCGTCGTAAAACCAGCGTGGCGCGGGTCTTTCTGCGCCCCGGCAAAGGCAAGGTCAGCGTCAACGGCCTCGAGTTCCAAGATTACTTCGGCAACCTCGTGAAGGCTGTGTCGGCCCTCGAGCCCCTGCGCGCCGTGGACGCCGCCAACCGCTTCGACGCCTACATCACCGTCGAAGGCGGCGGCAAGAGCGGCCAGATCGACGCCATCAAGCTGGGCATCGCCCGCGCGCTCGTCAGCTACAACGCCGACCTGCGCAGCAAGCTCAAGCCCCAAGGCTTCCTCACCCGCGACCCCCGCGAGGTCGAGCGCAAGAAGTACGGCAAGCACAAAGCCCGTCGGGCGCCGCAGTACTCCAAGCGTTAA
- a CDS encoding thiolase family protein, which translates to MREVFVVSAVRTPIGKFGGALKDFSPVDLGAHVMKAALEKAGVQGGDLDLFIFGQVLRAGHGQLPPRQAAFKAGIPQSVDGYAVDMVCASGMQATANGALTIKSGDAELVLVGGMESMSQTGFYLSSRARWGYKYLAGAPEQLQDILQRDGLSDPFTGEAMGEQTERLAAEFGVSRAELDEVALHSNWRAAQATEACHFSREIVPIEVKTRKGVEVVSKDEGVRPETTLESLAALRPAFKKDGVLTAGNSSQISDGAAALLLASGEALQKYGLKPIARILGSSWAAGEPWRFPEAPVPAVRKLLGKLGMQLSDFDLFENNEAFALNNLLFHRLLGVPMDKLNVHGGAIALGHPIGASGARILTTLIHALHTYGKSRGLAAICHGTGGSAALALEAI; encoded by the coding sequence ATGCGCGAAGTGTTTGTGGTTTCGGCGGTTCGAACCCCCATTGGGAAGTTTGGCGGGGCGCTGAAGGACTTCTCCCCGGTCGATTTGGGGGCCCACGTGATGAAGGCGGCGCTCGAGAAGGCCGGGGTGCAAGGCGGCGACCTCGACCTATTCATCTTTGGGCAGGTGCTCAGGGCCGGGCACGGTCAGCTACCCCCCCGTCAGGCCGCCTTCAAGGCGGGCATTCCCCAGAGCGTGGACGGCTACGCGGTGGACATGGTCTGCGCCTCGGGGATGCAGGCTACCGCCAACGGCGCGCTGACCATCAAGAGCGGCGATGCGGAGCTGGTGTTGGTGGGGGGCATGGAGTCCATGAGCCAGACCGGTTTCTACCTCAGCAGCCGAGCCCGCTGGGGCTACAAGTACCTGGCCGGGGCCCCCGAGCAACTGCAGGACATCCTCCAGCGCGACGGACTCTCCGATCCCTTCACCGGCGAGGCCATGGGCGAGCAGACCGAGCGTCTAGCTGCCGAGTTCGGGGTAAGCCGCGCCGAGCTCGACGAAGTGGCGCTGCACTCCAATTGGCGGGCGGCTCAGGCGACGGAAGCCTGCCACTTCAGCCGGGAGATCGTGCCTATCGAGGTTAAGACCCGTAAGGGCGTGGAGGTGGTGAGCAAGGACGAGGGGGTGCGGCCCGAAACCACCCTCGAGTCCCTGGCCGCCCTGCGCCCGGCCTTCAAGAAGGACGGCGTGCTCACCGCCGGCAACTCCTCGCAGATCTCCGACGGGGCGGCGGCCTTGTTGCTGGCGAGTGGTGAAGCCCTTCAGAAGTACGGCCTCAAGCCCATCGCCCGCATTCTGGGCTCGAGCTGGGCTGCCGGGGAACCCTGGCGCTTCCCCGAAGCTCCGGTTCCCGCGGTCAGGAAGCTGCTGGGCAAGCTGGGGATGCAGCTCTCCGACTTCGACCTTTTCGAGAACAACGAGGCGTTCGCCCTCAACAACCTCCTCTTCCACCGGCTGCTGGGCGTGCCGATGGACAAGCTCAACGTTCACGGCGGGGCCATCGCACTGGGACACCCCATCGGCGCGAGCGGCGCGCGCATCCTCACCACCCTGATCCACGCCCTGCACACCTACGGCAAGAGCCGGGGCTTGGCGGCGATCTGCCACGGTACAGGGGGCTCTGCTGCGCTGGCGCTCGAGGCCATTTGA
- a CDS encoding intradiol ring-cleavage dioxygenase, with protein sequence MENKPTKQWTRRKFLWVALAAPLPLALAQPGPTLPATPACGDEDDEPTPPQTEGPYYKPRSPERKSLLEGGLSGTKLLIQGYVLSTGCKPVARALLDFWQCDAQGQYDNQGFRLRGHQFSDASGRFVLETIVPGLYPGRTRHIHVKVQAPNRPVLTTQLYFPDEPSNASDRIFDRRLTMAVQKSNNLWQARFDFVLRV encoded by the coding sequence GTGGAAAACAAGCCAACGAAACAATGGACCCGGCGCAAATTTCTCTGGGTGGCCCTGGCCGCTCCCCTCCCGCTGGCCCTGGCTCAGCCCGGCCCCACCCTCCCGGCCACCCCAGCCTGCGGCGACGAGGACGACGAACCCACCCCTCCCCAGACCGAAGGCCCCTACTACAAGCCCCGCAGCCCTGAGCGGAAGTCGCTGCTCGAGGGCGGCCTGAGCGGGACAAAGCTGCTGATCCAGGGTTACGTGCTCTCCACCGGCTGCAAACCCGTGGCCCGCGCCCTGCTGGACTTCTGGCAGTGCGACGCACAGGGGCAATACGACAATCAGGGCTTCCGTCTGCGGGGTCACCAGTTCAGCGACGCCAGCGGGCGCTTTGTGCTCGAGACCATCGTCCCCGGCCTCTATCCGGGCCGTACCCGGCACATTCACGTCAAGGTGCAGGCCCCCAACCGACCGGTGCTCACCACCCAGCTCTACTTCCCCGACGAGCCCTCCAACGCCTCCGACCGCATCTTCGACCGGCGGCTGACCATGGCCGTGCAGAAGAGCAACAACCTGTGGCAAGCCCGCTTCGACTTCGTGCTGCGGGTTTGA
- the trpS gene encoding tryptophan--tRNA ligase: protein MKRVFSGFQPTGELHIGNYLGAMVNYVALGERLGRDAIYCIVDYHAPTNPAAYDKDLLRQRTFEAGLVNMAAGLDPDKVILFVQSHVPEHTELAWIFTTQTPYGDLTRMTQFKDKASRLESVPAGLLMYPVLMAADILIYKADTVPVGDDQTQHLELAREIARRWNQEYGETFPEPQIYLNPNAPRVPGIDGKAKMSKSVGNTIGLLEDEQSIWQKIRVMPDDPARIRLSDPGDPERSVPFKFLQYFAPPELIQVLREEYARRGIGTLVVKQILFQEMMKTLRPIRERAEELRANPERVLDALEDGARRARAIAQATMEEVREKFGLLAPRRKVLS from the coding sequence ATGAAACGGGTGTTTTCCGGCTTTCAACCGACCGGCGAGCTTCACATTGGCAACTACCTGGGGGCCATGGTCAACTATGTGGCCCTCGGGGAGCGGCTGGGCCGGGACGCGATCTATTGCATCGTGGATTACCACGCGCCCACCAACCCGGCGGCCTATGACAAGGATTTGCTGCGACAGCGCACCTTCGAGGCTGGGCTGGTCAACATGGCCGCGGGCCTCGACCCCGACAAGGTCATCCTCTTCGTGCAGTCGCACGTGCCCGAACACACCGAGCTGGCCTGGATCTTTACCACCCAGACCCCTTACGGCGACCTGACCCGCATGACCCAGTTCAAGGACAAGGCTTCCAGGCTCGAGTCGGTCCCGGCAGGGTTGCTGATGTATCCGGTGCTGATGGCTGCCGACATCCTGATCTACAAGGCCGACACCGTGCCGGTAGGGGACGATCAGACCCAACACCTCGAGCTCGCCCGCGAGATCGCCCGGAGGTGGAATCAGGAGTACGGCGAGACCTTCCCCGAGCCACAGATCTACCTCAACCCCAACGCTCCGCGCGTACCCGGCATCGACGGCAAGGCCAAGATGAGCAAGAGCGTGGGTAACACCATCGGATTGCTCGAGGACGAGCAGAGCATCTGGCAGAAGATCCGGGTCATGCCCGATGACCCCGCCCGCATCCGCCTCTCCGACCCCGGTGACCCCGAGCGCAGCGTGCCCTTCAAGTTCTTGCAGTATTTCGCCCCGCCCGAGCTGATCCAGGTCTTGCGCGAGGAGTACGCCCGCAGGGGCATCGGCACGCTGGTCGTCAAGCAAATCCTGTTTCAGGAGATGATGAAAACGCTGCGGCCCATCCGCGAGCGGGCCGAGGAGCTGCGGGCCAACCCCGAGCGCGTACTGGACGCCCTCGAGGACGGCGCGCGCAGGGCGCGGGCCATCGCGCAGGCCACCATGGAAGAGGTGCGCGAGAAGTTCGGCCTGCTCGCTCCCCGACGGAAGGTGCTTTCTTGA
- a CDS encoding S1C family serine protease, with product MRTLVLAVMVAFMGLLATGAQQNGEPSLPDPRTARAQLEQIYEQIHPAAVRIETRPEGVGSGFFISPDGLVLTAYHVIEDTQRFWVRSADQRRYPAEVVGYDALRDIALIRARVSQRVPFMELETAKAVRKGESLMTIGNSRGAFIAPRIGVVTSIGRTIRPDFPSDLIASTMPLAPGDSGGPVLNTEGKVVAIAVAIGREAQEGQDVPVFQSYATPLLGLDSLVSQIKAGYRRDIPFMGVSLSQLSDDEARAVGLRQGGVVVMELLEGYPAATSGLQPPRRLSENRVLADLILEVDGRVVQSPNDLIAYVRSRQVGDTITLKVLRGNETLTVKITLTPKWRSG from the coding sequence ATGCGCACCCTGGTGCTGGCCGTGATGGTCGCTTTCATGGGGCTCTTGGCAACCGGAGCCCAGCAGAACGGCGAGCCTTCCCTGCCCGATCCACGCACTGCGAGGGCCCAGCTCGAGCAGATCTACGAGCAGATCCACCCAGCGGCAGTCCGCATCGAGACCCGGCCCGAGGGGGTCGGATCGGGCTTCTTCATCAGTCCCGATGGCCTGGTGCTCACGGCCTACCACGTCATCGAGGACACCCAGCGCTTCTGGGTGCGCAGTGCCGACCAAAGGCGTTACCCCGCCGAGGTGGTGGGCTACGACGCCCTGCGCGACATCGCCCTGATCAGGGCCAGGGTGAGCCAACGGGTGCCTTTCATGGAGCTCGAGACCGCCAAAGCCGTGCGCAAGGGTGAATCGCTCATGACCATCGGCAACTCGCGCGGCGCTTTCATCGCTCCACGGATCGGCGTGGTCACCAGCATCGGTCGCACCATCCGGCCCGACTTCCCCAGCGACCTCATCGCCTCGACCATGCCGCTGGCTCCGGGCGACTCGGGCGGCCCCGTGCTCAACACCGAGGGCAAGGTGGTGGCCATCGCCGTGGCCATCGGGCGGGAGGCGCAGGAGGGCCAAGATGTCCCCGTGTTCCAGAGCTACGCCACACCCCTGCTAGGCCTGGACAGCCTGGTCAGCCAGATCAAGGCTGGCTACCGCCGCGACATCCCCTTCATGGGCGTGAGCCTCAGCCAGCTTTCCGACGACGAGGCCCGCGCGGTGGGGCTGCGCCAGGGCGGGGTGGTGGTGATGGAGCTGCTCGAGGGCTATCCGGCGGCCACCTCGGGCTTGCAGCCCCCTCGCCGCCTGTCGGAAAACCGGGTGCTGGCCGATCTGATCCTCGAGGTCGATGGGCGGGTGGTCCAGAGCCCCAACGACCTCATCGCCTACGTGCGCAGCCGCCAGGTGGGCGACACCATCACCCTCAAGGTTCTGCGCGGCAATGAGACCCTCACCGTCAAGATCACGCTCACGCCGAAGTGGCGAAGCGGCTGA
- a CDS encoding acyl-CoA thioesterase, producing MSNFPVCVHIDVRFRDLDPLGHVNNAVYLSYAETARVEYFLRLGYEAGSGNFILARAEVDYRRPIVLHDDVRVMTRVSKVGNSSFRMIFEVWANGELAAKGETVQVWLEQGKPSPLPGALREAIRRLETDPVEGL from the coding sequence GTGAGCAATTTCCCCGTTTGTGTGCACATCGACGTGCGCTTCCGCGATCTGGACCCGCTGGGCCACGTCAACAACGCGGTTTACCTGAGCTATGCCGAGACGGCCAGGGTGGAGTATTTCCTACGACTGGGCTACGAGGCGGGCAGTGGCAATTTCATCTTGGCCAGGGCCGAGGTGGACTACCGGCGTCCCATCGTCCTTCACGACGACGTCAGGGTCATGACCCGCGTGAGCAAGGTGGGCAACAGTAGCTTCCGCATGATCTTCGAGGTGTGGGCCAACGGTGAACTCGCCGCCAAGGGTGAGACGGTGCAGGTGTGGCTCGAGCAGGGCAAGCCGAGCCCCTTGCCCGGGGCCCTGCGCGAGGCGATCCGGCGGCTCGAGACCGATCCGGTCGAGGGGCTATAG